One genomic window of Fusarium keratoplasticum isolate Fu6.1 chromosome 3, whole genome shotgun sequence includes the following:
- a CDS encoding CFEM domain-containing protein, translated as MKRVYALSFIFLDAVFGQRARAAMPGSVVDCLRSTTFGCGSGDIDCLCSASKRKEHIAEFSSCIKKGCKPDEVVSAEDSYGPLYVRAEGPKIGPEGSSSTTAGANAPVNPAGQGAPAVESSATAKEVMETSSIEVDISTEEVVSTEVHWQDVGTKSTDDTATSTSTDPVKAGIAASASTARAVSETTASMSTESSTASSASTEEEQATDTVLPASDKYYPRGGLSAGAKAGIGVGIALGVIGLACLVAAIWLIRRKRAATGASGMGVTHAQSVKSPNPFSRQVEVAEIDGRPAPQELPA; from the exons ATGAAACGAGTTTACGCTCTGAGTTTCATCTTCCTGGATGCCGTCTTTGGCCAAAGGGCAAGAGCCGCCATGCCAGGATCTGTG GTTGACTGCCTTAGAAGCACGACGTTCGGATGCGGTTCTGGAGATATTGATTGTTTATGCTCAGCTTCCAAGCGCAAAGAGCATATCGCTGAATTCTCATCCTGCATCAAGAAAGGATGTAAACCGGACGAAGTCGTTTCAGCTGAAGATTCATATGGTCCTCTGTATGTTAGAGCCGAGGGACCTAAGATCGGTCCGGAAGGGTCGAGTTCTACAACCGCGGGTGCCAATGCACCTGTCAACCCCGCTGGCCAAGGAGCGCCGGCAGTAGAATCATCGGCCACGGCAAAAGAAGTGATGGAGACTTCGTCAATTGAGGTGGATATATCGACCGAGGAGGTTGTGTCGACCGAAGTGCATTGGCAGGACGTAGGAACTAAGTCAACTGACGACACCGCCACATCGACCTCAACCGACCCTGTGAAAGCTGGGATAGCGGCTTCAGCATCAACGGCGAGAGCTGTGTCAGAAACGACTGCTTCAATGAGCACAGAaagctcaacagcctcaagTGCCTCAAcggaagaagaacaagccACCGACACGGTACTACCTGCTAGTGATAAATACTACCCTAGAGGAGGACTAAGTGCTGGGGCCAAGGCAGGTATTGGAGTCGGTATAGCGTTGGGTGTTATAGGGCTCGCCTGTCTTGTCGCGGCGATCTGGCTTATTAGACGGAAGAGGGCCGCTACCGGTGCATCGGGAATGGGTGTGACGCATGCCCAATCGGTGAAGTCGCCAAATCCTTTCAGTCGGCAGGTCGAGGTGGCAGAGATTGACGGACGACCAGCTCCACAAGAGCTGCCTGCTTGA
- a CDS encoding PALP domain-containing protein has translation MAPPVVSNVLDTIGNTPCVRPKNVIPEGCAEVYLKLEYFNLTGSYKDRMAKSIIEEADKSGGLRPGLTVVEASGGSTGSSLALVCAAKGYNCHIVTSNAFAVEKLRTMGAFRTHVEIIHSPSSKIHADLILSMIRRVNEHSQDPQIY, from the coding sequence ATGGCGCCGCCTGTTGTCAGCAATGTGCTCGACACTATCGGCAACACCCCTTGTGTACGTCCCAAAAATGTCATCCCCGAGGGATGCGCAGAAGTCTATCTCAAGCTCGAGTACTTCAACCTAACCGGGTCATATAAAGATCGAATGGCCAAATCCATCATTGAAGAAGCCGATAAGAGTGGCGGTCTCAGACCAGGCCTGACCGTGGTTGAAGCGAGCGGTGGTAGCACAGGTTCTTCACTGGCTCTTGTCTGTGCAGCCAAGGGATACAACTGCCACATTGTTACCTCAAATGCCTTTGCTGTCGAGAAGCTTCGGACGATGGGTGCGTTCAGGACACATGTGGAAATCATCCATAGTCCGTCTAGCAAAATCCATGCTGATCTCATTCTATCCATGATCCGCCGGGTCAACGAGCATTCGCAAGATCCTCAGATATATTAG
- a CDS encoding CENP-V/GFA domain-containing protein, which translates to MASKTTGSCLCGACTYSYTGEPAMKALCYCGPCRRVSGGTNTVNFVVPSGNFTVTKGQTKSYPAEHEYGMTLTIFFCPDCGNTLWKEATAEQFKGVKLVQAGTLNDAKNLDTTIDAELYAPERASFLAPIENAAQRKDF; encoded by the exons ATGGCATCTAAAACCACTGGTTCCTGCCTTTGCGGCGCCTGCACTTACTCCTACACTGGCGAGCCAGCCATGAAA GCTCTCTGCTACTGCGGTCCTTGCCGCAGAGTTTCCGGAGGCACCAACACGGTCAACTTTGTCGTTCCCAGCGGCAACTTCACCGTCACGAAGGGCCAGACCAAGTCTTATCCAGCAGAGCACGAGTATGGAATGACTCTGACCATATTCTTCTGTCCGGATTGCGGAAATACTTTGTGGAAGGAGGCGACCGCTGAGCAGTTCAAGGGGGTGAAACTGGTTCAGGCGGGAACACTGAATGATGCCAAGAATTTAGATACCACGATTGATGCGGAACTTTATGCTCCAGAGAGGGCATCCTTCCTAGCCCCCATTGAGAATGCGGCTCAGAGGAAAGACTTTTAG
- a CDS encoding HEME-HALOPEROXIDASE domain-containing protein has product MLYHVPLLLSAAAAVSASNEWKAPGPYDRRSPCPMVNAVANHGYLPRDGLNISLADLIVAFTDAVNLDPAATTLVGQKALTTGDNVTFDLDNLNKHGVIEHDGSLSRNDIFFGDNHSFNQTIWDSVASHFTESTISIQTAATARKQRLQAAAAVNPEFTLTADGTQFSFIESALYLAIFGDVKEGNAVTDWVKVLFEQERLPFEEGFKRSEEPVTAAGILGLVNKIVAASS; this is encoded by the exons ATGTTGTATCACGTCCCACTTCTCTTgtcagctgctgctgctgtgagCGCCAGCAATGAGTGGAAGGCCCCCGGCCCTTATGACC GTAGAAGCCCTTGCCCTATGGTCAACGCAGTGGCAAACCATGGGTATCTTCCTCGCGACGGACTGAACATCTCCTTGGCCGACCTGATTGTCGCCTTCACCGATGCCGTCAACCTGGATCCTGCCGCTACTACGCTGGTGGGACAAAAGGCATTGACCACCGGAGACAACGTCACTTTCGACTTGGACAACCTGAACAAGCATGGCG TCATCGAGCATGACGGCAGTCTGAGCCGCAACGACATCTTCTTCGGCGACAATCACAGCTTCAACCAGACCATCTGGGACTCCGTCGCATCTCACTTCACCGAGTCTACCATCTCCATTCAGACAGCCGCGACTGCCAGGAAGCAGCGTCTtcaagccgccgccgcagtCAACCCTGAGTTTACACTCACTGCCGATGGTACCCAGTTCAGCTTCATCGAGTCTGCCCTCTACTTGGCCATTTTCGGGGACGTCAAGGAGGGAAATGCCGTCACTGATTGGGTCAAAGTGTTGTTCG AACAAGAGCGTTTGCCTTTTGAGGAAGGGTTCAAGAGGTCGGAGGAGCCCGTCACTGCAGCTGGCATTTTGGGTCTGGTCAATAAGATTGTTGCTGCAAGCTCATAG
- a CDS encoding Protein kinase domain-containing protein — MASRQSLESIFLLGSRRAKIIWKPQSSPQHHPACLFRMASTWSKLAGSLGRLRQGQKPPEEPRSFPTSSFSLIDQGQKVEEEELPDYIADRFYPVRLGEVFQGRYQTIAKLGFGSSSTIWLARDLSDHRYVALKVYVHTSRFHRELPLYKDKDMSPKLATTENPGRKNIRQLLDSFEVDGPHGQHVALVFQPAQMSLRDMKLVFRKDGGFDEMFVKGAVEELLKALDFLHSEAHVVHTDIHPRNLLLGLNDDSMLRPLEDQEFSSPAWDLLGPKRLFTAKDEDGDMYDAAHLAELIATLGLPPLEFLRRNSERAADFWNENGDWLGLAPIPPNRTLEELEIRLKDPSRFIAFLRRVLTWLPEERPTAKELLQDPWLRG; from the exons ATGGCGTCGCGGCAGAGCCTGGAATCAATTTTTCTCCTCGGCTCAAGAAGGGCCAAAATCATCTGGAAGCCGCAATCCTcacctcaacatcatccagcCTGCCTCTTCCGAATGGCTTCTACGTGGTCAAAACTAGCTGGCTCATTAGGACGGCTCAGACAAGGGCAAAAGCCACCCGAGGAGCCGCGGTCGTTCCCGACCTCGAGTTTTAGCCTTATAGATCAAGGTCAAAaggtggaagaagaagaattgCCCGACTACATCGCTGACCGGTTCTATCCTGTTCGTCTGGGTGAAGTGTTTCAAGGCCGATACCAGACCATTGCCAAACTGGGATTTGGTAGCTCATCTACCATCTGGCTGGCTCGAGATTTAAG CGATCACCGATATGTGGCTCTCAAGGTGTACGTTCACACCTCTCGCTTTCATCGAGAACTGCCTCTGtacaaagacaaagacatgAGCCCGAAGCTTGCAACGACAGAGAACCCTGGCCGGAAGAACATTCGGCAATTGCTAGACTCTTTCGAGGTTGACGGACCACACGGTCAACACGTCGCACTGGTCTTCCAGCCTGCCCAGATGAGTCTTCGAGACATGAAACTTGTTTTCCGGAAAGACGGTGGCTTTGACGAGATGTTTGTAAAGGGAGCTGTGGAGGAGCTACTAAAGGCTCTTGACTTTCTCCATAGTGAGGCTCATGTGGTTCATACAG ATATTCACCCTAGAAACCTACTCCTAGGCCTAAATGATGACTCAATGCTTCGCCCACTAGAAGACCAAGAATTTTCATCCCCG GCATGGGACCTGCTTGGACCAAAACGGCTTTTCACCGCAAAAGACGAGGATGGTGATATGTATGATGCGGCACATCTAGCAGAGTTAATCGCAACTCTGGGACTGCCCCCCTTGGAATTTTTACGACGAAACTCTGAGAGAGCAGCTGATTTCTGGAACGAGAACG GAGACTGGCTGGGCCTGGCACCTATTCCCCCTAATCGAACATTGGAGGAGCTCGAAATAAGACTTAAAGATCCGTCGCGCTTCATTGCATTTCTTCGGAGAGTGTTGACCTGGCTTCCCGAGGAGAGACCAACGGCGAAGGAATTGCTTCAAGATCCGTGGCTAAGGGGGTAA